A section of the Polynucleobacter sp. AP-Jannik-300A-C4 genome encodes:
- a CDS encoding DUF3149 domain-containing protein — protein sequence MVLFKELFGTFAGQLSLAVILFIIGMAVFFVRMFLKKIAAGE from the coding sequence ATGGTCTTATTTAAAGAATTGTTTGGCACTTTCGCTGGCCAGCTCAGCTTGGCAGTAATATTGTTCATCATTGGCATGGCAGTATTTTTTGTCCGCATGTTCTTAAAGAAGATTGCTGCAGGCGAATAA